The following are encoded together in the Methylomonas methanica MC09 genome:
- the cmoA gene encoding carboxy-S-adenosyl-L-methionine synthase CmoA → MQFNKDSLYANPLGEITTFKFDDAVVNVFPDMIQRSVPGYSAIISAIGLLAGRFSQSHSQCYDLGCSLGAATLAMRDQITAADCRIVAVDNSAAMVERFKRNLAVDEAKASIDIQCADIREISIERASVVVLNFTLQFVPVADRARLLEKIYRGMLPGGILILSEKLAFDNERQQALQVDMHHHFKKMQGYSELEISQKRSALENVLLAESFDVHRRRLMAAGFDSAEIWFQYFNFASMIALK, encoded by the coding sequence ATGCAATTCAACAAAGATTCTCTCTATGCCAATCCGCTTGGCGAAATAACCACATTTAAATTTGACGACGCGGTGGTGAATGTTTTTCCTGACATGATCCAACGGTCGGTTCCCGGATACAGCGCAATTATTTCCGCAATTGGTTTATTGGCGGGGCGCTTTAGCCAGTCTCATAGTCAGTGCTACGATTTGGGGTGTTCCCTGGGCGCGGCAACTTTGGCTATGCGGGACCAAATCACTGCGGCGGATTGCCGGATAGTAGCGGTTGATAATTCGGCGGCTATGGTCGAGCGATTTAAGCGAAATCTGGCTGTTGACGAGGCTAAGGCGAGTATTGATATTCAATGTGCCGATATTCGGGAGATCAGTATTGAGCGGGCATCGGTGGTGGTGCTTAACTTTACCCTGCAGTTTGTGCCGGTAGCCGACCGGGCGAGGTTATTGGAAAAAATCTATCGCGGCATGCTGCCGGGCGGCATTTTGATTTTGTCTGAAAAACTGGCTTTTGACAATGAGCGCCAGCAGGCTTTGCAAGTGGACATGCATCATCATTTTAAAAAAATGCAGGGATACAGCGAGCTGGAAATCAGCCAAAAACGGTCTGCCTTGGAAAATGTGTTGTTGGCTGAATCGTTTGACGTGCATCGGCGTCGTTTGATGGCTGCCGGGTTTGATAGTGCGGAAATTTGGTTTCAGTATTTCAATTTTGCCTCGATGATTGCATTGAAATGA
- a CDS encoding MlaC/ttg2D family ABC transporter substrate-binding protein: MKYYLNVLFILLFGFFVNAGVVTDVAAGGLIEPQQVIEGASNELKARMQDPGFTKDFRKITEFVNSVIYPHADFDLISSLVLGKLWKDATASEKDQFKKEFQTLLIRTYSRAFVEFKEWSVRFLPINTDENDRKVMVKTEILQPGLQPIAVNYRMLFNRGEWKVYDILIEGVSLVTNYRTSFKNEVERTGSLQEVINQLAKRNTEALSSQNRS, translated from the coding sequence ATGAAATACTATTTAAACGTTTTATTCATTTTGCTTTTTGGGTTTTTTGTCAATGCCGGGGTGGTAACGGATGTTGCCGCGGGAGGTTTGATTGAGCCTCAACAAGTGATTGAAGGGGCATCCAATGAGCTAAAGGCACGAATGCAGGATCCCGGGTTTACCAAGGATTTTCGTAAAATCACTGAGTTTGTAAATTCCGTGATTTATCCGCACGCTGATTTTGATCTTATTTCCTCCTTGGTGTTGGGGAAGCTTTGGAAAGATGCAACCGCATCTGAAAAAGATCAGTTTAAAAAAGAATTCCAAACCTTGCTGATTAGAACGTACTCCAGAGCGTTCGTCGAATTCAAGGAATGGTCGGTACGGTTTCTGCCGATCAATACCGACGAGAACGATCGAAAGGTCATGGTCAAAACCGAAATACTACAACCCGGTTTGCAGCCGATTGCGGTGAATTACCGCATGCTGTTCAACAGGGGTGAATGGAAGGTCTACGACATTCTGATTGAAGGGGTTAGTTTGGTGACCAATTATCGGACCAGTTTCAAAAATGAAGTGGAACGCACCGGTTCGTTGCAAGAAGTCATCAATCAATTGGCGAAGCGTAATACCGAAGCACTTTCCTCACAAAATCGCTCTTAA
- the hemB gene encoding porphobilinogen synthase: MEKMSHPKDFFPATRMRRMRYQAFSRRLMQENRLSSDDLISPLFVIEGHNRQESVASMPGVNRLSLDLLLKEAEALLTLGIPAIALFPVVDSAQKSLDAGEAFNPDGLAQRSVRALKAAFPELGVITDVALDPFTSHGQDGLINAQGYVVNDETVEVLCKQALSHAEAGADIVAPSDMMDGRIGAIRQALENNNHINTRILAYSAKYASSFYGPFRDAVGSAGNLGGGNKYSYQMDPANSDEAMREIALDLQEGADMIMVKPGMPYLDIIRRAKTEFGVPTFAYQVSGEYAMLKAAAQNGWLDEKQVVMESLLAFKRAGCDAILTYFAKSAAQWLKQ, translated from the coding sequence ATGGAAAAGATGTCACACCCTAAAGACTTTTTCCCAGCCACACGCATGCGAAGAATGCGCTATCAAGCGTTTTCCCGCCGATTAATGCAAGAAAATCGTTTATCCTCCGATGACTTGATTAGTCCCTTATTCGTTATCGAAGGCCATAATCGCCAGGAATCGGTCGCCTCTATGCCAGGGGTTAACCGACTGTCCTTGGACTTATTACTAAAGGAAGCCGAAGCCTTGCTAACGCTCGGCATTCCCGCCATTGCCTTGTTTCCGGTTGTAGATAGCGCTCAAAAATCCCTGGACGCCGGCGAAGCATTTAACCCGGATGGTCTAGCTCAACGCAGCGTCAGGGCGTTAAAAGCCGCTTTTCCTGAATTGGGCGTCATTACCGATGTGGCTTTAGACCCTTTCACTTCGCATGGACAGGATGGCTTGATCAATGCCCAAGGTTACGTCGTCAACGATGAAACGGTGGAAGTATTATGCAAACAAGCCTTATCGCACGCCGAAGCCGGGGCCGACATCGTCGCCCCGTCCGACATGATGGACGGACGTATTGGCGCCATCAGGCAAGCCTTGGAAAACAACAATCATATTAACACCAGAATTCTGGCCTATTCGGCAAAATACGCATCCAGTTTCTATGGCCCGTTCCGCGACGCCGTCGGCTCGGCCGGCAACCTGGGCGGCGGCAACAAATACAGCTACCAGATGGATCCGGCCAATTCCGACGAAGCGATGCGCGAAATCGCCCTGGACTTGCAAGAAGGCGCGGACATGATTATGGTCAAGCCCGGCATGCCCTACCTGGATATCATACGTCGCGCCAAAACCGAATTCGGCGTTCCGACCTTCGCTTATCAAGTCAGCGGCGAATACGCCATGCTAAAAGCAGCGGCGCAAAACGGCTGGCTGGATGAAAAACAAGTGGTCATGGAATCGTTACTGGCATTTAAGCGCGCGGGTTGCGACGCCATTTTGACTTATTTCGCCAAGTCAGCTGCACAATGGTTAAAACAATAA
- the aroE gene encoding shikimate dehydrogenase, with protein sequence MMMLDQYAVFGHPISHSKSPRIHSLFAEQTGQQIHYVAQDVPAGAFKAAADTFFAADGKGLNCTVPLKELAWQYAGQLSVSARKSKAVNTLARLADGSILGDNTDGIGLVRDLTINHNITLANSRILILGAGGATRGILHPLLAQNPAHISIVNRTRHKADTIVHEFADLGSLNSCDYADLTSLQFDLIINATSASLSDELPPLPDALLAANGYCYDLAYANKPTAFVRWGKTQHARKSLDGLGMLVEQAAEAFALWRGIRPETGPVIDLLNREREA encoded by the coding sequence TTGATGATGCTTGATCAATACGCCGTTTTCGGTCATCCCATCAGTCATAGTAAGTCGCCTCGCATTCACAGCTTGTTTGCCGAGCAAACCGGACAACAAATTCATTATGTCGCCCAAGACGTACCAGCCGGCGCCTTCAAGGCCGCCGCCGATACATTTTTCGCCGCCGACGGTAAAGGTTTAAATTGCACTGTGCCGCTAAAAGAACTGGCGTGGCAATATGCCGGCCAGCTCAGCGTATCCGCGCGGAAAAGCAAAGCGGTCAACACCTTGGCCCGGTTAGCGGACGGCAGCATATTGGGCGACAATACCGACGGCATCGGCTTGGTGAGGGATTTAACCATCAATCACAACATTACCTTAGCGAACAGCCGAATTTTAATCTTGGGCGCGGGCGGCGCAACACGCGGTATTCTGCACCCATTGCTGGCGCAAAACCCCGCGCACATCTCCATCGTTAACCGTACGCGGCATAAAGCTGACACAATCGTCCATGAATTTGCCGATTTGGGCAGCCTGAATAGTTGCGACTACGCGGATTTAACGTCGCTGCAATTCGATTTGATTATCAACGCCACTTCGGCCAGCTTGAGCGACGAGCTCCCGCCGCTACCGGATGCGCTGCTTGCCGCCAATGGCTATTGTTACGATTTGGCTTACGCTAACAAACCCACCGCTTTCGTGCGCTGGGGCAAAACCCAACATGCCCGAAAAAGTTTGGACGGCTTGGGTATGTTGGTCGAACAAGCAGCAGAAGCTTTTGCCCTTTGGCGCGGCATTCGACCTGAAACAGGCCCGGTCATCGATTTACTGAACCGCGAACGGGAAGCCTAA
- a CDS encoding HDOD domain-containing protein: MASIKAFFDKLSSTSKQPRLGQKVSPEILEQLFPIRNLSEEIRQSFASENHIELIDSGTTLFTIDSPADCAIYLIFGSVQFTDQNGRGYTIEEGSAQSKFPICSGSKHTTTAVAQTDIGILRVSLKIMSTRNRFQHKALPIPDNLRDNQLLALFADHYQSHELEIPSLPEVAIKLRNAIQKDVNLDAAVSIIQLDPVISAKLIEVANCPLYITVVPAKNLLEAVNRIGLNATRNLVVALSLKQIFKSKSILIKDRMEKLWKQSLYLSALSHVLAASSQQAKPEDALLAGLVCDIGNIPFLNFVANLPDEFINETEIKQALPVVVGPVSATVLNEWQFSEEFIDVALNSRNWYQNLGDELSLTDIVVLSRLHALIGRKVTSDLPSIAAIPAASKLKGMALSPENTLAILHDAKNKIHEALAIFSR, encoded by the coding sequence ATGGCTTCGATAAAAGCTTTTTTTGACAAACTGAGTTCAACGTCCAAGCAACCGCGCTTAGGCCAGAAAGTTTCTCCGGAAATTCTTGAACAACTGTTCCCCATCAGGAATCTCAGCGAAGAAATCCGCCAAAGCTTTGCCTCGGAAAATCACATCGAGCTCATCGACAGCGGCACCACTTTATTTACTATCGACAGTCCCGCCGACTGCGCAATTTACCTTATCTTCGGCAGCGTACAATTTACCGACCAAAACGGCCGGGGCTACACCATAGAAGAAGGCAGCGCCCAATCCAAGTTTCCTATTTGCAGCGGCAGCAAACATACCACGACTGCTGTTGCGCAAACCGACATAGGCATTCTGCGGGTGTCGTTGAAAATCATGTCCACCCGCAACCGCTTTCAGCATAAGGCCTTGCCGATACCCGATAATCTGCGCGACAACCAATTGCTGGCTCTATTCGCAGACCATTATCAAAGCCATGAGCTGGAAATCCCATCCCTGCCGGAAGTCGCCATCAAGTTACGCAATGCCATTCAAAAAGATGTCAATCTGGATGCGGCTGTAAGCATTATCCAACTGGACCCCGTGATCTCCGCGAAACTGATTGAAGTAGCCAATTGCCCACTGTATATCACAGTCGTACCGGCCAAAAATTTACTGGAAGCGGTCAACCGCATCGGCCTGAATGCCACGCGTAATCTGGTCGTCGCCCTCAGCCTTAAGCAAATTTTTAAAAGCAAGTCGATATTAATCAAAGATCGAATGGAAAAGCTCTGGAAACAAAGCCTTTATCTTTCCGCGCTCAGCCACGTGTTGGCCGCATCCAGTCAACAGGCTAAACCGGAAGATGCATTATTGGCCGGTCTGGTCTGCGATATCGGCAACATCCCGTTTCTGAATTTTGTTGCCAATTTGCCGGACGAATTCATAAATGAAACGGAAATCAAACAAGCCCTGCCCGTTGTCGTTGGCCCGGTTAGCGCCACCGTGCTTAACGAGTGGCAGTTTTCCGAAGAATTTATCGATGTCGCATTGAACTCTCGCAACTGGTATCAGAATCTCGGGGACGAGCTGTCCTTAACCGACATTGTGGTGTTATCGCGATTGCATGCTTTGATCGGCAGGAAAGTGACAAGCGACTTACCGTCGATCGCCGCCATCCCGGCGGCCAGCAAACTCAAAGGCATGGCCTTGTCGCCCGAAAACACCTTGGCTATCCTTCATGATGCCAAAAACAAAATTCATGAAGCCTTAGCCATATTCAGCCGCTAA
- a CDS encoding HDOD domain-containing protein — MFWKFFKKNADPSEANPKSPFGTKTTLPLDFLQKLVPVGKLSPEELQSLNISIKNFTSGQIIFNRGESADALMYLYTGHVFLEAANGSGYAVDENTFTAYHPLSSHADHYFSAIAKSATKIAYLPLAALQHSSNAALTQNPLTDTSAIPRELIDSDFYNGFSAVFRRDELRLPSLPDVAIRLRRALQKDISIADAVKIINLDPVIASKLIQVANSPLYRTVNPISKCHDAINRLGLKTTQNLVTSVSMHNLFRSNNKLLNNRVQQLWRQSIQIASLSYTLAGMTKRINSDEALLAGLTHNIGALPILTFAESLKDNAYTDEELDKTIEVLQGPVGEFILKKWHFPENLLKIPSQSGNWYHDGDPKLQMSDIVLLARFHALLGNKQAQKLPPLNTLPAFAKLGERALTPDMSLKALHEAKQQIAEALSFFRT; from the coding sequence ATGTTTTGGAAATTTTTTAAAAAAAACGCCGACCCATCCGAAGCAAACCCGAAATCACCGTTTGGCACGAAAACCACTTTACCGCTGGATTTTTTACAAAAACTGGTCCCCGTGGGTAAACTTAGCCCCGAGGAATTGCAATCCCTAAATATTTCGATAAAAAATTTTACCTCGGGGCAAATCATCTTTAACCGCGGCGAAAGCGCGGATGCATTGATGTATCTCTATACCGGCCACGTGTTTCTGGAAGCGGCTAACGGTAGCGGCTATGCCGTAGACGAAAACACCTTTACCGCGTACCACCCCTTATCATCACATGCCGATCACTACTTCAGTGCCATCGCCAAATCCGCGACTAAAATTGCGTATTTGCCGCTCGCGGCATTACAGCACAGCAGCAATGCCGCGCTTACCCAAAACCCACTGACCGATACCTCCGCCATCCCGCGCGAACTCATCGACAGTGATTTTTACAATGGTTTCAGCGCGGTATTCCGGCGCGATGAACTTCGCTTACCCAGCTTACCCGATGTCGCCATCAGATTACGCAGAGCCTTGCAAAAAGATATCAGCATTGCCGATGCGGTAAAAATCATTAACCTCGACCCCGTCATTGCCTCCAAATTGATACAAGTCGCCAACAGTCCGCTTTATCGGACCGTCAACCCCATTTCAAAATGCCACGACGCGATAAACCGTTTAGGCTTAAAAACTACGCAGAATTTAGTCACCAGCGTCAGCATGCACAACCTGTTCCGCAGCAATAACAAACTGCTCAACAACCGCGTGCAGCAGCTCTGGCGGCAAAGCATACAAATTGCCAGCCTTAGCTATACCCTGGCCGGCATGACCAAAAGAATCAATTCCGACGAAGCACTGTTGGCGGGGCTTACCCATAATATTGGTGCGTTACCGATTCTGACCTTTGCCGAAAGCCTTAAAGATAACGCTTATACGGATGAAGAACTGGATAAAACTATTGAAGTATTACAAGGCCCTGTTGGAGAATTCATTTTAAAAAAATGGCATTTCCCGGAAAATTTATTAAAAATCCCCAGCCAATCCGGTAACTGGTATCACGATGGCGACCCGAAACTGCAAATGAGCGACATCGTCCTGTTGGCCCGTTTTCATGCCCTGCTCGGCAACAAGCAAGCGCAAAAGCTTCCGCCGCTCAACACCCTGCCGGCATTTGCCAAACTTGGCGAACGGGCATTGACACCCGACATGTCGTTGAAAGCGCTGCACGAAGCCAAACAGCAAATTGCGGAAGCCCTGAGTTTTTTCAGAACTTAA